One Sinorhizobium sp. BG8 DNA window includes the following coding sequences:
- a CDS encoding substrate-binding domain-containing protein: MKRRIFLGILLSSTIAMGVLGAGATVARAASKEIAYITPSLSVSFWRYVASGVEAGAKEGGYSTVTLDSNNDGQTQLKNAQDAIARGVAGIVISPTDSSTAPSVLDLAAKAGIPVVICDIGTESGDYASFVTSDNPGGARAIGDAAAAVLKEKGWTDGSFGIIAIPQARKNGQARTKGFREAMAAIGMTKEVPMQQMQTFTADESFRFAQDMLTANPDLRIIFVQSDQQAIGAYRAVVAARKADSVLVAAFDGTPELLQSIRDGKIVGSGMQQPYLMGKTSAEALSKTLSGGAPEKDVLVPIMAVTSSNADENLDTIKLNVFANDL; this comes from the coding sequence ATGAAGAGACGCATTTTTCTCGGCATTCTGCTGAGCTCCACCATTGCAATGGGCGTGCTGGGCGCAGGCGCCACGGTTGCGCGCGCCGCATCGAAGGAGATCGCCTACATCACGCCATCACTCAGCGTATCGTTCTGGCGATACGTTGCGTCGGGCGTCGAAGCGGGTGCGAAGGAGGGCGGCTACAGCACTGTAACGCTCGATTCCAACAATGACGGGCAGACGCAGCTCAAGAATGCCCAGGACGCGATCGCCCGCGGCGTCGCCGGAATCGTCATCTCTCCGACGGATAGTTCGACCGCGCCGAGCGTTCTGGACCTTGCCGCGAAGGCAGGCATACCGGTGGTCATTTGCGATATCGGTACGGAATCCGGCGACTACGCAAGCTTCGTGACTTCAGACAATCCGGGTGGTGCGCGTGCAATCGGTGATGCGGCGGCAGCCGTTCTCAAGGAGAAGGGCTGGACCGACGGATCCTTCGGCATCATCGCAATTCCGCAGGCTCGCAAGAACGGGCAGGCCCGCACGAAGGGCTTCCGCGAAGCGATGGCGGCAATCGGCATGACCAAGGAAGTGCCGATGCAGCAGATGCAGACTTTCACGGCCGACGAGTCCTTCCGGTTCGCCCAGGACATGCTGACGGCAAATCCGGACCTGCGCATCATCTTCGTCCAGTCCGACCAGCAGGCGATCGGCGCCTACCGTGCCGTGGTAGCAGCGCGAAAGGCGGACTCCGTGCTCGTTGCTGCCTTTGACGGCACGCCCGAGCTGCTGCAGTCGATCCGGGACGGAAAGATTGTCGGCTCGGGCATGCAACAGCCCTACCTGATGGGGAAGACTTCGGCCGAGGCTCTGTCGAAGACGCTTTCGGGCGGGGCGCCTGAGAAGGACGTTCTCGTTCCGATCATGGCGGTCACGTCAAGCAATGCCGACGAGAACCTCGACACGATCAAGCTGAACGTGTTCGCCAACGACCTCTGA